DNA sequence from the Conger conger chromosome 18, fConCon1.1, whole genome shotgun sequence genome:
TTATTTGAAGGCATACTTGTGTCCATGTTGGGAAACCTCTGgcattgtaatgtaattgcataccttttttttattttatattttttaaaactgttcaCGTGCAATACCTTTTGTTATTTGTCCAAGTGGAGGGCCGTAGACATTTAGCCATTTCGATGTGTTTAGAAAGGAGGCAGAACAATGTTTGGTACCATCAtccatgtatgtatattttttaaactatcctccccaccccccaaaaaaaaaattgtaattatTACTGTAATAATCTTTGTGGAGTCATTATTACTGTAATTATTACTGTAATAGTCGTTGTGGAGTCATTATTACTGTAATTATTACTGTAATAATCGTTGTGGAGTCATTATTACTGTAATTATTACTGTAATCTTTGTGGAGTCATATTACTGTAATCGGCCTTGCTGCTCCAATTTCAGTGCCACGGCAACGGCAGGGAGCACACCGATTGGTCACTTTGTTCTGTGGCAGGGCCGAGTAACTCAACAAAAATGATTGCCGAAGAACAAGCTCACGTGATTATGGTTCCTGGTTTGTAATGTTTGCTTGGTAGGCCAGCTATGccgtttatttaaaaataacgtaacacaaaaataaatataaatcgATAAATCACCACGGACGATGAGCATTATTGGGAATACCGTGTGTGTACAAGAATCTGATAATGGCAGTCTCAATAAAAGTATTGCAAATAAACGGTTGAATATGACCATGTTTGTCAGGtacactcacccccacacacacacacacacacacacacacacacacacacactctaacacttTTGTCTTGAGTGCAACGTTTCATGATATCACGGTACCCACTGTGTTTGAATTGGCAGCGCAAGGGCATTCGTGAATTGTTTTCTGAACGAAAAAGAGATACTTCTATCGTTGAGACTGTTTCACAATGTATGATTTCTGCTGTAAACTCCACAATGTCTCTTTTTCTGACGAATCATGGGACTCTTTGGGCTTTTTATCtttgaataactgtaataacAGTTATTATTATCCCTGACACTTTCACCACAGCGGTCACCCAAATAAACGAAATTCCCTGCCCGTAGTTGATGCCAAAATGCATTAGAGAAGAGATTTCTGGGTTTATATAGAAAGTTTTGACCAATGTTTTGTCAGAAAAAGCATTGGCATTGTATATGCTTAAGCCAGTGCTACAGTTTTCTAAAACGATCCATACGTTCTATAACGTGTATGCCGTAGTACTCTACCACCATCATTAATGGGAAGCCGTCTTGGATTGGGATTCTGACAAAGAATTACAGTACTCTTCATAGCCAGATTCTTGTTTTTGTGAttggttttcagaaaacaaaatggccaagaAATGTCTGAACCAGATCCAAGCGCACTGTTCATTAGCGTCTCTGTGTTTCGTATTTATTTGTCACTTCAAATACTTGATTTGGTTTAAATTACCAGCGgttattttaaatgtctttaaattaGCACCTGCATAAgtagtacagtatatgtatgacATTAATTGAGGGGGAAAGCAGTTGGAAACGgttgacatttaaattaatgaatgctGTTGACAGGGCTATAAAAACATCTGACTAAACCACTTCAAGTGTGTAACAACATTTTAACTGCCTGTTTCCGTCAGATAATGATTGAAATCCATTACAAACACCAACACTTTCAAAGTTCACCCTGAAGAGTACCACCTGAAGTCTCAATTCACACATAAACAACATTACATCTGACAGCTCTGATTGGACAGTTCCACAGTACACAGGGCCTTCCAGGAATGCTGAAATTTGAGTGGCTGACTGAGAATTTAGAAATTCCAATTTTTCTCAAATTCGGTGTGTAAGGCAAGACGAAACCGATTAATTATCTTTCAGCTTTTCTTCTGCGATGGCGGGGAATATAGCCTCTCGGGACAGACtgagtggggctgtgagtggaGGCAGTGGCCTGTTTTATCATGATATGGCCCAAGAGCTGAACCAACTGCATGCATGGGAGGAGCATTCTGCGGTCGAAGCCAagtggcagccatcttgtctGGACTGAGCCGTGAGTTTTTCCTCCCCCGTGCAGTCACCCAGAAGGCACAGTCGGGGTGAGACGGTCGAGAGTCCTTCGTTGGTTTTTAATTGAACATCGTCAGGTGCGCGCGTGAGACTTGGTCTTCCGGTGCCAGTGGTCTGGTTTTAACAGTGCAGTCATGCTTTGGTTCAGTGCAGTGCACCATACAGTGATAGTCtgacctttttaaaataataattatgaaatacTTTACCATTTTTGACGCCAGTAAAATTCCTGTAAAAACATTATGCATTGGAAGTGTTCAGGCATAAGTGTTTACCCGGATTTAAGTGGTATTTCATAgtaatcatatttaaaaaaaaaatatgattacaTTTGATGCAGGCCTGGTAACAGCGGTAAATCAGCAATACCTCGCACCCTTAAAGTCCTGACACACGTTCAAATCCAAGTTATTATGGGTGCTGTCAAAGAAGtattatgataaaaaaaaaaaagaaatactacaCAGTTGCTCAATATACCCATGATGCACGGGTAAAAGAGTCTGATGACAGAGTCCAGGCCACAGCCGGGCCGTGGGCGGGTGTTATACGACGTTCCCGCCCTGTGTCCCCAGCGTCAGGTTCCCGAGCGTGGAGAAGaactcctccatctcctcctgcaGGAGCCGGTTCCTCCTCTCCCCGTCCTCCCGCGCACGCTCCGAGTTGCGCAGTTTgattcccagcatgccctgcttCTTCCGCTCCTGGTCGAGCTCCGCCTCCAGCCTCTCCACGCGGCTCCCGAGTGCCTCGCTCGACTCCTCCAGCCTGGGGGGAAAAACAGGCCAGCCAATTAGGAGGCTCTCCTGCCACAAGCTAACCAATCAGAGGCACTCCTTCCACAAGCCAGCCAATTAGGAGGCTCTCCTGCCACAAGCTAGCCAATCAGAGGCACTCCTTCCACAAGCCAGCCAATTAAGAGGCTCTCCTGCCACAAGCTAACCAATTAAGAGGCTCTCCTGCCACAAGCTAACCAATCAGAGACCCTCCTTCCACATGCCAGCCATTATTAAAATTTCCCCTGAAGCAGACAAAAGAATGGGGATCAGATCTTAATACTGCCTTCTGCATAGACCAGTGGCTGctgaccctggtcctggagacctggtcctgttggttttcattgcaactcaaatttggcacacctgattctaccaattagcagctgAAGACATCTAGCTGTTACGAATGCACTCCATGTTTGGTGAAACTATCCTCTGAAATGGCGGCGACCGGATCCCGGTCACATTATCGCTGTCGTAATAAGAACAGGAAGTGGGGCCGGGGGCTTACTTCCTGATCCTGCTCTCGTAGGCGGCTCTCTGCGTCCGCAGCCGGTCCTCCAGCTCGGCCACCAGCTCGCCGAGCGCCGCGGTGGAGCCGTCGTCCGCGCTCCCGTTCTCGCCCACGCCCACGCTGCTGACGCACCGCTCCAGGGCCTCGCTGCTGCTCCCGGCCTCCGTGCCCGGGCCCGTGTCCGACCCTCCCCCGCCGCCGGCCGCCCCCGTCTCCGACCCTCCCCCgccgcccgcccccgcccccgcctcgGAGGCCCCGGATCCCAGGGACGGGTCGGTGAGCGAGGCCTCGCAGGACGAGGAGCCCCAGGCCGAGCTGGGCGCGCTGTGGCTGGACGCCGCCACGTTGTCGTAGGTGGAGAGGCGGTGGGAGAGCGGCGAGGCGCGGACCCGCTCCCCGGAGGCCGTGCGCCGGTGGCTCCGGAACGACGACAGCCCGTTCATCAGCCAGTTccccccgctcccgctcccgctcccgcccccgcccccgcccccgcccccgcccccgcccccgctcgACACGTCCGCCCAGGACCCCCCCAGCCTGCCCGCCGCCGGGCCCCGGATCGAGCACCGCCACCCGGGCAGGGAGCGCGGCTTGCTGGGGCTGACGGCGGAGAGGGCCGCGGTACCCTGCAGCTCCAGGCAGGGGGCGCTGCCGCacgccgaggaggaggaggaggtgcggcTCTGCAGGTCCTCCTCGGAGATCCACTCCACCATGTAGCGCTTAGGGGGGGCCTGGACCTCCTGCAGGGGCCCGGGGGGGCCGTCAGCCTCGGGCCCCTGGTACAGCCGCTCCTGATCCCGAATTAGCACCGTCATCAGGTGCTGCACCTGGGACGTCCCTGTGAGGGGATATCACACTTACATTGAgactttaaatctttttttttttgctaaataaggtgaacatattgccaatgaggtaagataTTTAGACAAATTTCacgatttgccaatggaatgaTAACTTTTTACTTGTCAAGCAACCAGGCAAGCTAATATTTCGTACTTGAGTCTTAGTCCAAGAttaaaacgcttgttaagatgGTGACTTTCTGCAGTGTGCACAGTGAGGGCTGACCTGCTGTCTGTATCCATGTATCCATGGAGAAAGCATTTCACAGTGGTCCAATACAGAATAATAGTATTTATTTGGAGGCAGAAATTCCTGAAGTGTACATAAAACCAGAAAGTAATACAATGGGAAAGGTGTGTAGTTCACCAGATACGTTAAACGCTTTGTGTGAAGCAAGTTGTTGTGTGTAACGTGggcctgtaggtgtgtgtcactGTAGCAGCTGACTTTGCTGTGGAACAAACCTTCCATCATGGACATCGGATCCTCCATCTTGGGCCTGAGGATGTTGGGTCCGAACACCGTGGCCAGGTTCTGAACGctcattttgttttggctgGAGTGGGTCTGAACTTCATCCAGGAACCTGTAAAGAGCAGTGATATGAGACGGGAACGACCAAACGCACATCTTCAGTGAGGAAGCAAGCAGACTAAACGGATCAAAGTAAATCTTTTTGTCTTCCATTGTCTATTTCATGACCTATAACAGAAGAAGAAACCCAGAATCTCTGCTTATGACTCACTTGCAGATGTACTTCAGCAGGTTGTAATTGGCCAGAGGAAGAGTCTTCACCTGCTTCCCCAGCTCCTCTATCCCCTGGAGAGCCAATCATCAGTTCAGCCCCCCACAACCAATCACCCCACAGAGTTCAGCCCCCCACAACCAATCACCCCACAGAGTTCAGCCTCCCACCACCAATCACCACACAGAGTTCAATCCCCACCACCAATCACTACACACACTTCAGCCCCCGACCTCCAATCACCACACACTTCAACCACCAATCAGTGCACAGAGTTCAACCCCCaccaccaatcagcacacacagtTCAGTTTCCCATAaccaatcagcacacactctttcactttcacttcacGAATAACATTAGGTAGGAGTAACTACTAAATCTATATAgttaatatgcacacacacacacacacacacacacacacacacacacacacacacgtatacacgtACAGACCGTCACTTACAGCCTCCTCGTCCTTGGCCAGCAGTTGGGCGCAGGTGATGAAGTCCAGGTACTGGCTGAAGGGGATGACGGGCTCAGGCAGCTC
Encoded proteins:
- the arhgap22 gene encoding rho GTPase-activating protein 22; translated protein: MTAMLSPKIRQTRRARSKSMVMGEMARSSSSSRAVPTGPQERALKAGWLKKQRSIMKNWQLRWFVLRPDQLCFYKDEDESKPQGCIPLQGSQVTELAANPDEPGRHLFEIVPGPGEKDRSTISHEAFLLMANSQNEMEDWVKAIRRVIWAPFGGGIFGQRLEDTVQFERKFGPRLAPLLVEQCVDFIREQGLDEEGLFRMPGQANLVKELQDAFDCGDKPLFNSTTDVHTVASLLKLYLRELPEPVIPFSQYLDFITCAQLLAKDEEAGIEELGKQVKTLPLANYNLLKYICKFLDEVQTHSSQNKMSVQNLATVFGPNILRPKMEDPMSMMEGTSQVQHLMTVLIRDQERLYQGPEADGPPGPLQEVQAPPKRYMVEWISEEDLQSRTSSSSSACGSAPCLELQGTAALSAVSPSKPRSLPGWRCSIRGPAAGSHRRTASGERVRASPLSHRLSTYDNVAASSHSAPSSAWGSSSCEASLTDPSLGSGASEAGAGAGGGGGSETGAAGGGGGSDTGPGTEAGSSSEALERCVSSVGVGENGSADDGSTAALGELVAELEDRLRTQRAAYESRIRKLEESSEALGSRVERLEAELDQERKKQGMLGIKLRNSERAREDGERRNRLLQEEMEEFFSTLGNLTLGTQGGNVV